The sequence ATTGTTTCTGTCTCCCATTTGGATGAAGTATTGAAAGTTGCATTGAAAGAGGAAACCCAATGAAAGTAACAAAGGCAGAACTAGCGCATGTCGCTGTAAAAGCAGAGCAATATCCAAAGAACCAGCTTCCTGAACTTGCCCTTGCCGGCCGTTCTAACGTCGGCAAGTCTTCTTTCATCAACAAAATGCTAAACCGGAAAGGGCTTGCCCGTACGTCAGGCCAACCAGGCAAAACACAAACGCTCAATTTCTATGAAATTAACGAACGCCTTTACTTTGTCGATGTTCCAGGCTATGGATATGCCAAAGTCTCAAAAACAGAACGAGCTGCTTGGGGCAAAATGATTGAAACGTATTTGTCTGAGCGAGAAGAGCTAAAAGCCGTGCTGCAACTCGTTGATATTCGCCATCGCCCATCTGAAGACGACCAACTTATGTACAATTGGATGAAGCATTACGGCATTCCTGTCATTTTGGTCGCCACAAAAGCTGATAAAATACCAAAAGGAAAATGGCAGAAGCAGTTAACGGCCATTGCCAAAATGTTGGACAAAGAGGCAAGTGACCCGTTGCTATTATTTTCTTCTGCAACTGGACTCGGCAAGGACGAGGCTTGGCGAACGATTTTGAATCATTTAAGAGTAACCGAATGAGCGGTGGAGTAAAACTTCCACTGCTTTTTTTGCAAGTGATCAAGCCTAGATTACATTCATTCAAAATAAGAGCGTTTTCTTTGTTTGTTCACAAAATGTTTTTGAGTCCTTATTTAGACATGTTATAATTAAGACATGTTATAATCAATTTTGGGCATAGTAAAGTAGAGAAACTAGAATTGGATCGACCTTTAGGGGGCTATGACATGCATACGATCGCAATAGGATTAAATTATAAAACAGCCCCAGTAGAAATACGGGAAAAACTAGTATTTAGCGAACACGAGCTTCCAGATGCACTCAAGAAGCTTCGCTCATCTAAAAGCATGATGGAATGCGTTATCCTTTCTACTTGCAACCGGACTGAACTGTATGTAGTCGCAGATCAGCTTCATACTGGGCGCTATTTTGCAAAAGCATTTTTGGCAGAGTGGTTTTCTGTCGATATGGAAGACGTAACGCCGTATTTGGTTATCCGTGAAAAT is a genomic window of Shouchella clausii containing:
- the yihA gene encoding ribosome biogenesis GTP-binding protein YihA/YsxC, with amino-acid sequence MKVTKAELAHVAVKAEQYPKNQLPELALAGRSNVGKSSFINKMLNRKGLARTSGQPGKTQTLNFYEINERLYFVDVPGYGYAKVSKTERAAWGKMIETYLSEREELKAVLQLVDIRHRPSEDDQLMYNWMKHYGIPVILVATKADKIPKGKWQKQLTAIAKMLDKEASDPLLLFSSATGLGKDEAWRTILNHLRVTE